A stretch of DNA from Rheinheimera sp. MMS21-TC3:
CTTTCGTGATGCATTGCCTAGTGTCTCTAAGTAAGCCGCTACTAGGCAAATCTGATACCACAAAAATTAACTTTAGTTGGACACATCGCTATTCAGGCAAAACCTTTACTAGAAAAGAGCTAGAGAAACGCATTTTACAAGCAGGTGCGCGTATTTCAGAACAAGTAGATGCTGCAACCGGGCAAAGTAGGCAACATATCGAACTGCAGGCGTTGGCCAATGCAAACCATACTGAAGTGTTTTATCAGCGTAGGCTGCTGCGTGTCAGTCCAACCGCGCATATTTACACTTCTACGGGAACATCAGCACGAAATATTATTGCCCATTCACCCATATTCATTATTAACCAAACTCCCGTGATCGGCACATTTAACGATTACCCTAACCGGACGTGCAACTCTTACATTAGAAAACTTATGCCGGTTATTGAACGGCTACATATTTATTGCGAGTTACCATGAAAAACAAAATTGCATTCAAACGATTTAGTGACATGCTAAAAGATAATAATAATGTTTTTGTAGAGACAGGCAGTAATTTACATTTAGATAATGCGACCGTGATTTTTTCTGACGAAGTAGTTACAGTAAAACGCGATAAAAAACCATCACGCTCATTTCCCTACAGTAGATTAAATCTTGATCCTTGTACACGCTTGCTGTGCAAGAGCCCGAAAATGAACTTGTTAAAATAATAAAAAAAGCCTACAGAGATTATTCTGTAAGCCTTTATATACCAGCCACTGGATCGGTTAACCAATCAGAGAAATTCTTATCTGATCGGTATTAACGTTTAAGCGCTTTTTTTTGCAGTCTAATTTATAAACCTAAAAAGCCAATCTAATATCAGTAAATCCACTATATGTTTACTTTATACCCCCCCTGCGTTTGAATTGTAATCAATCGTTGCAATTTATGTTAATACTTGTTTGAAACTGTTGTGTTTAGTTGTATTATTCCGCGCATGCAGCAAACGCCTGCTGAAGTAAGTGCTATATTGCGCGAGTTTACGCCGCAAAGTGATGATTTGAATGACATCTATTTAGTAAAAGCGGCTAAAAGCTTAGGCTTTAAAGCAAAATTTATTCAGATAGAGCCAACAAAGCTTGATGCGCTGATCCTGCCTGCCGTGGGCAAAACCTATGATGGTAGCTATTTCATTCTGGCCCGTATTAAAGACAATAAAGCGTTAATTCAGGATGTAACAACTGGCCAAGCACAAACTGTTTCGTTAACAATGTTAACGGTAATGTGGACCGGTGAGTTGCTGCACTTAACTAAACGCGCTGGTTTGCTGGATGCCAAAACCCGGTTTGGCTTTCGCTGGTTTATTCCTGCTTTAATAAAGTATCGGCATTTATTTGCTGATGTGTTACTGGCATCGTTTTTTATTCAACTGGTCGGGTTGGCTACTCCCATATTCTTTCAGGTTACTATTGATAAAGTATTAGTGCACAAAGGCATGACCACACTAGATGTGTTAGCGGTGGGCTTTTTTGCCGTTATTACGTTTGAAGTGCTGCTAACTGCATTGCGTACTTACGTATTTAGCCATACTACCAACCGAGTTGATGTTGAACTTGGCGGTCAGCTATATCGGCATATGTTATCACTGCCCATTTCCTATTTTACGGCACGCCGAGTGGGCGATACGGTAGCAAGAATTAAAGAGCTAGATAAAGTACGCGAATTTATTACGGGCTCATCACTTACTGTAGTGCTAGATGTGTTATTTAGCGTGGTGTTTTTTGCCGTAATGTTTTACTACGCGCCGTTACTTAGCTGGATAATCGTTGGCTCTATTCCCTGCTATATTCTGCTGTCGGTGTTAATTACGCCCACCTTACGCGCCAAATTAGAGCAAAAGTTTCAAAAAAGTGCCGAGAACCACTCATTTCTGGTGGAATCGGTGTCCGGCGTTGAAACGGTAAAATCACTGGCGGTTGAACCGCAAATGCGCAATAAATGGGAAGAAAAACTAGCCGATTATGTTTCCAGTTCGTTTGATGCTTCGCATATTAATAATATTTACGCCAGCATTGCCAACTACATCAATAAAATAGTCTCGCTGTTAACTTTGTATTTTGGTGCCATTGCCGTGGTGGATGGCAGTTTAACGGTTGGCCAGTTTATTGCGTTTAATATGTTATCGCAGCGCGTATCTGGCCCCATTATGCGGCTGGTTAACCTGTGGCAAGATTTTCAGCAAGCTAAGGTATCAATAGAGCGTTTAGGTGATGTGTTAAATGCGCCAACTGAGCAGGGTTATAACCCTAATCGTACTACGTTGCCCAATTTACAGGGCCAAGTTAGCTTGCAACAGGTTAGCTTTCGTTACCGGCCAGATTCAGCCCCTATTCTAAATAATGTTAGCTTAGACATTAATACGGGAGAGCGCATTGGCATTGTTGGCCGCTCTGGCTCGGGCAAAAGCACGCTAACCAAGCTAATTCAGCGTTTATATGTGCCACAAGGCGGTCGGGTACTTATTGACGGTATAGATTTAGCACTGGTAGAGCCCGCTTGGCTGCGTCGTCAAGTTGGTGTGGTGCTGCAAGAGAGCTTTTTATTTAACCGCAGCATTCGCGACAACATTGCGTTAACCGAGCCTGGCTGCAGTATCGAGCAGGTAATTCAAGCCGCAACGCTAGCAGGCGCGCATGAGTTTATTTGTGAACTTACCGAAGGTTACGACACCATAGTGGGCGAGCATGGTGCCAGTTTATCTGGCGGCCAGCGCCAACGCTTAGCCATTGCCAGGGCCTTAATCGCTAACCCGAAAATCCTCATTTTTGATGAAGCCACCAGTGCGCTCGATTACGAGTCAGAGCGCATTATTCAAACCAATATGGCAAAAATTAGTGCCGGACGTACCGTGTTTATTATTGCCCACCGCCTTTCTGCCGTGCGTGATTGCAACCGTATTATCGTTATGGATAAGGGGCAAATTGCCGAGCAGGGCAGCCATGCTGAGCTGTTAAAGCAGCAGGGCATTTACCATTATTTAATGCAAATTCAGCATGGCGCACCTGCATCACCTGCTACGACTGCAGCAGCGCCTGCGCGGGCTACAAGCAACACGCCAATAGTGCAAGTAGCCAGTTTGTTGCCGCAACAAGCCGCAGCAGGTAACGGGGAGCGGCCATGATGCCAAACCAAAACGAGACGACAGCAGCTACAGCAGAAAACAGCACAGCTGCATCTAATGTGATTGAGCTGCCGCTAGCGAAAAAACTAAGCCGTGAGCAGCTTAGTTTTTTACCCGCCGCGCTTGAGATAGAAGCCGCGCCCCCAGCACCCTATAGCCGAATTATTTTATGGGCCATTATGGCGTTATTGGTATTAGCTATTGCGTGGGCGTGCTGGGGACAAATTGACATTACCGCCAGCGCTCAGGGTAAGTTGGTGCCCGATGCTAAAGTGAAAATTATTCAGCCGCTTAATGCTGGCGTAGTAACGCATATTCATGTTCGAGAAGGGCAAAAGGTACAGGCAGGAGATGTATTACTAACGCTAGACAGTACGATAACCGAAGCCGAGCTACAACGTTTAACGCAGCAATTAAATAGTGTGCAGCAAGATATTGCCCGTACCGAGTTATTGCAACAGCGGTTACAAGGCCAACAAAGTACAGAAAACTCACACGCGTTATCACTACCCCAACAGCAAGCGCTAAATAGCAGTTGGTTAGAATATCAAGCAAAGCTAATGAGCGTAAAAAGCCAAATGGGTAAGTTAGATGCTGAAGTGTTTACCACTAAGCTAAACATTGGCCGCATTGAAAAAATCTTACCCCTTATTACTGAGCAAGCCGACAGCGTACAGCAATTATTAGCCAAATCACTGGCTTCGCGCAGCCAATACCTAGAGTTAGAGCTTAACCGTATTAATCAGGCTGAAAGCTTACTGATAGAGCAAGCTAAACTGCAGCAACTGGCGGCAGCTATTCGCGAAGCAGAGCAGCAGCAACAAGTATTGCACGCTGAATTTCAACGCCAACTTAGCGATGCATTAAACCAATATCACCGCGACGCTAGCACATTAACGCAAGAGCTAATAAAAGCTAAAAACACCAATGCCCAACAACAGTTATTAGCGCCGGTAGATGGCACCGTCGAACAGTTGGTGCTGACCACCATCGGCGGTGTAGTCACCCCGGCACAAGAGCTGATGCGCATCGTGCCGCTAGACCAGCAGTTAGTCGCCGAAGCCTGGTTGCTAAACAAAGACATCGGTTTTGTAGAAGTTGGCCAAACCGCCGAGCTAAAGCTGGAAAGCTTTGAATTTACCAAGTACGGCGTAATCGACGGCGAAATTATCGACATTTCCACCGATGCGGTGGAAATGGAAGGCGTGGGGCTGGTGTTTCCGTTAAAGGTGGCCTTAAAACAGCACAACATTAAAGCAGGCAATAAAACCGTGCCGCTGGGCTCGGGTATGGCGGTAACAGTAGAGGTTAAAACCGGCCAGCGACGCATTATAGAGTTTTTATTGTCACCGGTGATAAAGGCGGTGGATGAAGGGGTAAGGGAGCGATGAGGTGTTCAGTGCTTAAACAACGCAGAGGTTTAGATGAAATTTAACTGGAAAGTAGCAGTTAGCATAGTAGTGCTGATAAGTGGGGTAGCGGCAGCTGCAGTGGCTTATTGGCAGGTAAGCAGCGAGCAAAAGCAGCGACGGGTTGATGTGATCAATCTAAACAAATTTATGTCAGAGCTAAATTGCACTAAGCCAGCTAATCAGGCCGAAGCAATTATTTGCTCTGACGATACTTTGCAGCTTTTGGATAGGCAGCTGGCAGTGGCATATCACAATAACAGCTTGAACACTTTTTGGCAGTTCAATCATGCAATTGAAAAACGGGCCGATGCTCCTTGTATCAAAGACTGTCTGGTATCTATGGACAAATTGCAGCAGCGCTGGATATCAAAGGTTCGCAACCGCTGCAGTAATGTTGAATGTTTAACCAAGGTATACATTGAGCGGATAGCCGAGTTAAATGGGCAGCCTGAACCACTACCAACATTCAGAGTTGATCTAAATAGAGACACTGAAATGTGCCACGCCATGTTGGAAGTCCTCAATCAAACGCCACGCGACCAGTTGGGTGCCTGCACCCGTTATGACTTTAGCGGCAGTCCATTTAGCCAAGTTTCTACCAAATTAACTTCAGAGCATTGGCAAAATGCTGAACAGTTTTTACATCAAAAGAACCTGTTACGGGATGGAAAAAATATCAGGCCATTTGGAGCTTTTGCAGATGCGTGGCCGGAATTGAATAATCAATATCAAGCAGGAGCACGCAAATTGTATGGCGTTAAACAAGGGGGAGGCGAAGATGAGGAGGTGCCCTGGTTGTTGGAAGTCCGTTACACAGGTGCCTCTTGTCAGACATTACCTTATGGTACCAGGAAAGAAAGAAGCCAAATATTCAGTAAAATTAAAGACGAACTTAAAAAAGGTGGTGTTGCCGCTGAGGTATCTCACGCAGAGCGACACGGCTGGGAATCTGTTGTCGCAGCGCCCGATGCTGGTCAATCTGGATCAGTATATTCTGGTCAACTACTTCGTTATAAACAAGAATGGTTTGTACTCGATCAATCACGGATGAGTGTAATAAACGGGCCAGAAAGTCATTCTTTATCAAAATCATTTGTTTATATAAAAAAGATATATCCAGATATGAATGTTAGAACAAGTAGAGATCACGGCTATATGTGTAGTTATTGGTATAACTATTGAGTTTCAATTGGCAAGCCTGGCTTGAGTGGGGGGGGGAGTGGCATATTTATTTATTTATTTTAAAAATGCTTATTCAAATAACTTAAGAGTGAAAGCTTTAGTATTCGCTACTGCAGTAAGCGCTATAGTATTGAGTATGTTTGGTTGGAGTCTATTTGAAAATAGTGATTTTTATGTTTTCCACGATGAGTATGAGTTTGTTAGTGAGACTGGTGGTGGGCGAGTGAGTCCAACATTTTTATTGGCAAACTCAAAGGGCATTATTCATGAAGTAAAAGGTGGATATTTCGACTGCTTTTACAGGTTTGATTTAGAGAAAGTATTTTACATAGGGTTTGTTAATTTGGGTGGTGACAAAGTAGTTGTTGCTTGTGCTCAGGGAGACGTAAAACTAAATATCTCAGATGGTTTGCTAGCTGTTAATAAAGCCTTATTGCGCGCTCGATATATCGCTTGCGCTTCATTGATAGTTTTTGTTTTTTCAGTTTTCATTTTGTTTTGTTATTTTTACAGAAGAAAAATTTTATAGTTATATTTTAAGGAGGAAGTATGAGTCTGGCTTTTTTGTTGAGTGAGATATTTAATAAGCGAAATCTCGGTGCGGTGGAAATAGATGCTAATGTGACAGCGTTAGATTAAATAAATGGGGTCAGATCAAAATTAAATAGCAGCACTGCTTTTATTTGATTTTGCTGTGATTCTATTTTTTGTGCTGGCGGCTATGGAAACAGGCAGCGGCGGATTATAGAGCTTTTATTATCACCGGTGATTAAAGCGGTGGATGAAGGGGTAAGGGAGCGATGAGGTGTTCAGTGCTTAAACAACGCAGAGGTTTAGATGAAGTTTAAATGGAAAGTGGCAGTAGGCCTTGCTTTGCCTGTAAATGCAATGCTGGCAGGGTGGTTATACCTGCATATTAGCAACCAGAAAGCAGCAGATACAATTACAGAGTTTTACTGGCCAGACTTCAATTTCGAGCTGAACTGCACTGACACTGGCGCTAAAGTTGACATATGCTCCGATAAGTCATTGACGGATTTAGAGAAAGAGCTGGCTGTAGCTTATGCCAACGACAGTTTATGGCGGTATACCCAAGCATCTTTCGGTAATTACGATGATGTCTGTAAAAAAAGCAATATCAGAACCTGTTTAAGAGATCTTGAGAAACGCCAGCAGCGCTGGATAACCCGAAAGCGCGACCGTTGCGACACGGCTAAATGTTTAACTAAGGCCTATCGCGCTCGGATCAGCGAGCTTAATGGTCAGTCTGAGCCGCTAGCATCTTTCAGGTTAGGGTTAAGTCACGAGCCTGTTGTATGTGATGCCATGCTCGAAATACTTAATCGCACCCCGCGAGAACAGTTAGGTGCTTGCGCGCACTATGATTTTAGCACTACGCCTTTTACTCCTGTTACCACACGATTGACAGCCGAACATTGGCAAGAATTTGAACGCTTTAATTATAAAAAACGAGGGCAACAGCAAGAGCCATATTTTAAGCATTTGTCAGCAATGGAACAACGCTATCAAACAGGTTTACGGCGCTTATATGGAGTTCAATATCAGGACGCTAATAAGGATAACGTCGCTTGGTTGCAGGAAGTTCGCTTCCCCAGCCAGAGATGCCAAACCCAGCCCTATGGCTCTTATGACGAGAGACATCTTGCGCGCACAGAGCGTGATAATCAGTTTAGCGCATTGGGTACTGCAGGTGAGCTACAGCATGCAGAAAAATACGGTTGGATGTCTGTTATTGCAGCACCGGCAGCAGGATACAACGGCGTGCTACACAAAGGCCAGTTACTTCGATTTAATGATGAGTGGTATGTACTTAACCAGGAAGGGTTGGAGCTGATAAATAGCCCGGAGCGATATGTTGTTCAAAAGCATTTAGTTAAATTGCTTAAATTAAATTTGGATAAAAGTAGTTATTCAATTTCAGGGCTAAAGCTGGCTTGTGGCTATTGGTATAACTACTAATTTACATTCGAGGTGTGGGATGAAAATACATATTCCTTTAATTTTGAAGTTTTCCCCTTTGGTTTTATTTTTAAGTGCACTGTTAAGTATCTTAGGTTATAGGCTTGAACTGATTGATGAATCCGATGCTCATTGTACTTCAGGTGTGCTTGTTAGTGGTGATTCAAATCCCCGAACAGGTAGTTATCATGTCAAATTAGAAAGTGATAATAAAATTATCTCAGGTAACGTTCGGCATGTACAAAATAACCGCATTGCGCTCGGTGGGCGATATTTAGGAAAGCGATATGATTATTGCTATGTAGATAAATTTTCAATTGTATTGTTTTTCCCAAGTTCTATTCGTGAAATATATTTTAGAGAAAATCCTGAAATTTTTTTTAAGAATGAATTAGTCTCAGTTTCAAATGAAGCGGCATTTAAAGGTTTGTTTTTTAATTTTGTTAGTTTGATTTTTCTTTACTTCATTTCATTTTATTTTATAAGGATGTCTATTTATGAATAATAATTACTTAGAGTATGTCAGGGATGCGATTTATGAAAATATCCTCAGTGTTCGATTGGAGGATTTAAAACTAGCTGCTGCTTACGCTGTTTTAATCGATGTAATGCAGAGGGATGTCGATGCAAGCGAGAAAGCCCTTGCTGCGGGGTTAGTTTTTTTAGAGACGTTCAGTTACTTATCTGAGAACACATCAATTGATATAAACGGAAAAAAAGTCAAGCTTTCGACACTTTCTGATAATTTAGGGATAGCAGGAGAGATATATAATTTTAGGTTTTTGTATAATACTGCAATTAGTGAATTAAATGATCCTCGTAATATAGAAGGAAAGCTCTCCCAGGAAACAATTTCAGGGGTGTTTCTAAGTGTATCAAATATTGCTGACTCTATTATTGATGTTGTTGCGTCAAGATTTCCTTCAGTGCCTGCTAAGATTCTTCAGATTTTATCAAAAGCAATAAATATTTCTTTGGCATACTGGAATATGAATGCAGAGAGTTTGCAGGAGGCCATTGATTCAAATATAGAAAATATTGAAGCATTAGGTAGCCATCTTGAAGCGGAGCTTAACGAGCGTACCGGCGAATATATAAGTTTCTACAATAACGCCTTACAGTCAGCTGCTGAAATTTCTGGTCTTAGTGTCGCCGAGTTAGGACAAGGGCCTGAAGGCTTACCTTCACCGGTGCAAATGTTGGAAAATTTGGCTGATGATGTAACTGGCGATTTAAAGGAACGCTTAAAGCGTGCGAAAGAAATTGGATTGAATGAATCTTATGAAGATGCCAAACTTCAAGTAGAAACCTGGATTGGCGAAGAAGAAGGCGATAAGGGCCAGTTTGACCGGATTGCTGAATGGCAGCTAACCGGCTGGTTGAAGTCAGCTTACGGTAAAGCACTAGACAAAATCCAATCCGATATTTTGTCTGACACTCATAGCGATACCCTCAACACTATCAACGCCCAACTTGCTGGCATTATCAATGGCTACAGCCATATCGACGAGGCCGACAAAGCCGCTATTCTTGCTGGCTGGCAGCAAAAATTTGCCGGTGAATTTGCCTTAGAGCGCAACGGCTCTGACGCTCTGCTGCTGGATGAAATAACCCGCTTAAAAGCCGAAATGGCCCGCCTGGGTGCAGGTGAAGGCACATCCATTTTAGATATGGTCAACCCAATTAATGGGATCACAGCAAAGTTAAATAGCAATTCTGCTTTTATTTGATTTTTCTGTGATTCTATTTCTGGTGCTGGCGGGTATGAGAACAGCCAGCGGCGGATTATAGAGTTTTTATTATCACCGGTGATTAAAGCGGTGGATGAAGGGGTAAGGGAGCGATGAGGAATTCAGCGCTTAAGCAATGCAGGGGTTTAGATGAAGTTTAAATGGAAAGTGGCTGTAGGGTTTTTACTGCTGGGGGCTTTAGCAGGTGGTGCTGTTACCTACTGGCAGCAAGATAAAGCGCCAACAACAAAACGCCGCCTAGCTATTGAAGCGCCTGTATTTACGCCCGAGGTGGATTGCAGCAATGCTGTAACTGACGCAGAAAAACTGATCTGTGCAGATGAAATCTTAAAGCAGTTGGATGCAGAGTTAGCGGTTGCTTATCACAATGATCTGCTCTGGCAGTTGCATGCAGCAAAGTTTGCCATTAACCCGGAGCTGGAAATACAGCATGGCTGCATAAAGCAGCAACGTGAGCAATGCCAACAGCGGATTGAAGCAACACAACGACAGTGGGCGGCTGATAGCCGGGATCAATGTAAAACAGCTGATTGCCTGGTTGCAGCGTATAAAAGCCGCATTGCACAGATAAACGGCCAATCAGAGCCGTTACCAAACTTTCGCTTAAGCACCAACCGCAGGCCAGAAATGTGCGAAGCAATGCTGGAAGTATTAAACCGCACGTCAAGACAGCAGCTAGGAGCCTGTAACGAGTTTGATTTTTCTAATACGCCGTTTAGCCGAGTAGCTAATGACGCCGGACCAGATTTGCAAATGCAGTTTGTGCAATACCAGCATGCTGACAGCAGAAATAGGGATGTGCCCTTTGAGCAACATTGGCCCGATATTGAGCAGCAGTACCATAGCGGCCTGAAAAAGCTGTTTGCTGTGCAGATTGATGCTGATGGCGATGGGCAAAATGAATGGCTTTTAGAATTCAATGAACCTCACTATGTGTGCAAAGTGTTGCCAGGAGTTAGCGTTGAGGAACGTAAATCTCAAGTACCTGGCAGCTACTATGAATGGAGCGAACTTAACAAAGAAGAACGGCTAGAACATGGTAATCGCCATGGCAGATACTCATCTATGACTCTTTTGAAAGATGGGAAAATTTATTCAGTTGAAGGTGGCAGGTTGATTCAATATCAGAACGAGTTATTAGTTCTTAGACAAGGATTGATGATGGGTATTATTGATTCAAAAGTGAAGAACTGGATTGAACTTGATTACATTCCAAAAAAGCCATTTTCGGAAAATTATTGGTATTCTCATTCGTATTGTCAGTATTGGTATAACTATTAAATTTAAAGGTTTTAAATGAAATTAAAAGGTTTGTTTGGGTTTAAAGCAATTGTTTTAGTTTTATCACTGAGTTTTGCTTTTAGCTATTTTAACTATAAAAATGCACTAGTTACTGAACAGGATTTGTTTTGTGCGCTAGGAGTTCTTCAAAGTTCTGACAGTGCTGGTAGGGGGGGAGGTAGATATGTCCGTCTTAAACCAAATGATTTTTCAATTGAAATTGAAGGAGAGGTGCGTATCGGGGTAGGCAGTTTGATGAAGCTAGGTGAAGAATATTACTTCTGCTTTATAGATAATTTTTCTTTCAATTTCGTTATTCCCGATTCTCGAGGGTACGTATATTTTCTTCCGGATGATTTAGAACGATCTGATTTTACTGCAGCTGTAGTTGCAAGGTCAAATTACCATGAGTGGCATGGTTTTTGGCTTAACTTCATTTCATGTTTGTTTTTTTACTTATTCGTTGTTTTAACTTTTTTTAATAGGGAGCGTTATTAGTTATGAGCGGGCAATTTTTACGAGAAATCAAAAATATTTTTAGTGATGATTTAGATAAATTTCAATTGGCGGCAGCGTATGCAGTGTTGGACGATGTTTTAAAACGTGATGTTAGTTTGGGGGAAAAGTCACTAGCTGCGGCATTGGTTATTTTGGACACAATTAAGTTGATAGCTGAAAATACCACTATAGAAATAAGCGGAGAAAAAGTAAAACTTACGAAGGTCTTAGATTCTCTAGGAGTTATGGGTGAGATAGTAAATTTTTCGAATAACTACAATACAGCAATTGATGAACTAGACGATCCCAAAAACAATGGTCAGCTATCTCCCCAAACTATCAGTGGTATCTTTTATGGTTTGTCAAATATAGTTGATGTTGCAATTAACGCATTAACTTCTCATATACCAGCAGTACCAGCGCAAATACTAAAGTTTGCGTCAAAAACCATAAATATCTCGTTGGCATTCTGGCATATTAATTCTGAAAGTTTGCAAGAGGCAATCGATTCGAATTTCAATAATATAAAGCTATTACACGATCGGTTCTCACTTGAACTTGAAAACCGCTCTTCTAGCTACATCAGCACCTACAATAATGCAGTACAAAAAGCCAGCGAGATATCTGGGCTGAGTATCGAAGAACTTGCCGGTGGCTTAGGTGACTCTTTAACTGTAGAGGCATTTATTAAAAATGTCGCGAGTGATGAAATTACCAAATTTAAAGATAGGTTGAACCGGGCTGAAGAGTTTGGCCTAAACGAATCTTACGATGAAGCTAAAGCTGCTGTAGAAATGTGGATTGGTGAAGAGGCAGGTGATAAAGGCCAATTTGACGCTTTGGCTGAAACGCAAATAACGATTTGGTTAAAAACAGTCTATGGCAACGCACTAGACAAAATCCAAGCCGATATTTTGTCTGACACTCATAGCGATACCCTTAACACTATCAACGCCCAACTTGCCGCAATTATCAATGGCTACAGCCATATCGACGAGGCGGACAAAGCCGCTATTCTTGCTGGCTGGCAGCAAAAATTTGCCGGTGAATTTGCCTTAGAGCGCGCTGGCTCTGATGCGTTGTTGTTGGCAGAAATTACCCGTTTGAAAACAGAAATGGCCTTGCTTGGAATTGGCGAAGGCACCTCGATATTAGATTTGCCCAACCCGGTTGAACAGTTAAATACGTTGATTGAACAACAGCAAGCGGCGTTGCTTGAGGCTATGCAGGGTATTACTACTGGTTTCTTTGGTGAGTTTACCGATTATGTTAGCGGAGTGGATGAGCGGCAGCAGCAACGGGATGAGCTAGCTTTGTCAACGCCAGAAGGAATGCTTGATGCTGCCAGTATCTTTGCAGAGCAACCTACCAACGGGTACTTAAGTGACCTCAGTAAAGAAGAATGGATTGGTTATAAAGGTATTCGTTATAACGTGAATAAAACTCAAGCTGTTTTTTATGACGGCAATGTGTTTGAAGAGGGGCTTGAGTTCAATAGTAATAGTTATAGATTTGACGGCAGTAAAAGCGACGATATTTTACATGGTGCAGATGCCCATCGTAGCCGGTTATGGGGAAATGATGGCAATGACATTATTACACTTAGTGGTTCAGGTAGCACTGCTTATGGTGGTGCTGATAATGATCATATTTCAGCAGGTGGCACTGGACAGTACAAAATTATTGGTGGTACCGGGCATGATACTGTAATAACAGGCATGTCACAGGATTTTGTTTTTTTAGACTCACAGGATGGAACCAATAACGCTGAATTAGATGGAGACGATTACGCATTAACAGGAGATGGAATAGATTGGGTAGATGGTGGTGATGGTAAAGACA
This window harbors:
- a CDS encoding HlyD family type I secretion periplasmic adaptor subunit — its product is MMPNQNETTAATAENSTAASNVIELPLAKKLSREQLSFLPAALEIEAAPPAPYSRIILWAIMALLVLAIAWACWGQIDITASAQGKLVPDAKVKIIQPLNAGVVTHIHVREGQKVQAGDVLLTLDSTITEAELQRLTQQLNSVQQDIARTELLQQRLQGQQSTENSHALSLPQQQALNSSWLEYQAKLMSVKSQMGKLDAEVFTTKLNIGRIEKILPLITEQADSVQQLLAKSLASRSQYLELELNRINQAESLLIEQAKLQQLAAAIREAEQQQQVLHAEFQRQLSDALNQYHRDASTLTQELIKAKNTNAQQQLLAPVDGTVEQLVLTTIGGVVTPAQELMRIVPLDQQLVAEAWLLNKDIGFVEVGQTAELKLESFEFTKYGVIDGEIIDISTDAVEMEGVGLVFPLKVALKQHNIKAGNKTVPLGSGMAVTVEVKTGQRRIIEFLLSPVIKAVDEGVRER
- a CDS encoding type I secretion system permease/ATPase, producing the protein MFETVVFSCIIPRMQQTPAEVSAILREFTPQSDDLNDIYLVKAAKSLGFKAKFIQIEPTKLDALILPAVGKTYDGSYFILARIKDNKALIQDVTTGQAQTVSLTMLTVMWTGELLHLTKRAGLLDAKTRFGFRWFIPALIKYRHLFADVLLASFFIQLVGLATPIFFQVTIDKVLVHKGMTTLDVLAVGFFAVITFEVLLTALRTYVFSHTTNRVDVELGGQLYRHMLSLPISYFTARRVGDTVARIKELDKVREFITGSSLTVVLDVLFSVVFFAVMFYYAPLLSWIIVGSIPCYILLSVLITPTLRAKLEQKFQKSAENHSFLVESVSGVETVKSLAVEPQMRNKWEEKLADYVSSSFDASHINNIYASIANYINKIVSLLTLYFGAIAVVDGSLTVGQFIAFNMLSQRVSGPIMRLVNLWQDFQQAKVSIERLGDVLNAPTEQGYNPNRTTLPNLQGQVSLQQVSFRYRPDSAPILNNVSLDINTGERIGIVGRSGSGKSTLTKLIQRLYVPQGGRVLIDGIDLALVEPAWLRRQVGVVLQESFLFNRSIRDNIALTEPGCSIEQVIQAATLAGAHEFICELTEGYDTIVGEHGASLSGGQRQRLAIARALIANPKILIFDEATSALDYESERIIQTNMAKISAGRTVFIIAHRLSAVRDCNRIIVMDKGQIAEQGSHAELLKQQGIYHYLMQIQHGAPASPATTAAAPARATSNTPIVQVASLLPQQAAAGNGERP
- a CDS encoding lysozyme inhibitor LprI family protein — translated: MKFKWKVAVGFLLLGALAGGAVTYWQQDKAPTTKRRLAIEAPVFTPEVDCSNAVTDAEKLICADEILKQLDAELAVAYHNDLLWQLHAAKFAINPELEIQHGCIKQQREQCQQRIEATQRQWAADSRDQCKTADCLVAAYKSRIAQINGQSEPLPNFRLSTNRRPEMCEAMLEVLNRTSRQQLGACNEFDFSNTPFSRVANDAGPDLQMQFVQYQHADSRNRDVPFEQHWPDIEQQYHSGLKKLFAVQIDADGDGQNEWLLEFNEPHYVCKVLPGVSVEERKSQVPGSYYEWSELNKEERLEHGNRHGRYSSMTLLKDGKIYSVEGGRLIQYQNELLVLRQGLMMGIIDSKVKNWIELDYIPKKPFSENYWYSHSYCQYWYNY
- a CDS encoding DNA replication terminus site-binding protein, whose translation is MSLSKPLLGKSDTTKINFSWTHRYSGKTFTRKELEKRILQAGARISEQVDAATGQSRQHIELQALANANHTEVFYQRRLLRVSPTAHIYTSTGTSARNIIAHSPIFIINQTPVIGTFNDYPNRTCNSYIRKLMPVIERLHIYCELP